A section of the Delphinus delphis chromosome 1, mDelDel1.2, whole genome shotgun sequence genome encodes:
- the SLAMF7 gene encoding SLAM family member 7 isoform X1, whose protein sequence is MLSSTACFTFIFLLCQLTGPAACGVLKKLVGALGGSVNFPLNLSADPIDSIIWVFNTTTLVTIQPKLADKKALIIVTQHRNKERVNFPHEGYSLKLSKLKKNDSGVYRVEIHSSTLQDPLTQEYELRVYEHLSKPKVIIGLQNNKNGTCITNLTCSMEQGGEDVTYSWKSLGQVTNESHSGSTLPISWRQEKSDMTFICMARNPISSNSSNPIFAWKLCEGAAGGLATTVILKLLLSLTLLCFIAPVLIILIIRRERRKESIEEKKGLNLHPETLNYSPTFAEASEYDTISYLNSIVPEENAVNTLYSTVQILPKQVEKSHSLPTLPDTPRKFTHENVN, encoded by the exons GGCCAGCAGCCTGTGGAGTACTGAAAAAGCTAGTTGGTGCCCTTGGTGGGTCTGTGAATTTCCCACTGAATCTCTCAGCAGATCCAATTGACAGCATTATCTGGGTCTTCAACACAACCACTCTTGTCACCATACAGCCAAAGTTGGCAGACAAAAAAGCCCTTATCATAGTGACCCAACATCGTAACAAGGAAAGGGTGAATTTCCCACATGAAGGCTACTCCCTGAAGCTCAGCAAACTGAAGAAGAATGACTCAGGTGTCTACCGTGTGGAGATACACAGCTCAACCCTCCAGGATCCCCTAACCCAGGAGTATGAGCTGCGTGTCTATG AGCACCTGTCAAAGCCCAAAGTCATCATAGGTCTGCAGAACAATAAGAATGGCACATGTATAACCAATCTGACATGTTCCATGGAACAGGGAGGAGAGGATGTAACTTACAGCTGGAAGTCCCTGGGACAGGTGACCAATGAGTCCCATAGTGGCtccaccctccccatatcctggAGGCAGGAGAAAAGTGATATGACCTTCATCTGCATGGCCAGAAACCCCATCAGCAGCAACTCCTCAAACCCCATCTTTGCCTGGAAGCTCTGTGAAG GTGCTGCTGGTGGCCTGGCTACCACTGTGATCCTCAAACTTCTGTTGTCACTCACCCTGCTCTGTTTCATTGCACCGGTGCTAATTATTTTGATCATacgaagagaaagaagaaaag AGTCCATTGAAGAGAAGAAGGGACTGAACCTTCATCCAGAAACTCTTAACTACTCCCCCACTTTTGCAGAGGCCTCGGAGTATGACACAATCTCTTACTTAAAT agcATTGTACCAGAGGAAAATGCAGTAAATACACTTTATTCCACTGTGCAAATACTCCCAAAG CAGGTGGAGAAATCCCACTCACTGCCCACGTTGCCAGACACACCAAGGAAATTTACCCATGAGAATGTCAACTAA
- the SLAMF7 gene encoding SLAM family member 7 isoform X2, protein MLSSTACFTFIFLLCQLTGPAACGVLKKLVGALGGSVNFPLNLSADPIDSIIWVFNTTTLVTIQPKLADKKALIIVTQHRNKERVNFPHEGYSLKLSKLKKNDSGVYRVEIHSSTLQDPLTQEYELRVYEHLSKPKVIIGLQNNKNGTCITNLTCSMEQGGEDVTYSWKSLGQVTNESHSGSTLPISWRQEKSDMTFICMARNPISSNSSNPIFAWKLCEGAAGGLATTVILKLLLSLTLLCFIAPVLIILIIRRERRKESIEEKKGLNLHPETLNYSPTFAEASEYDTISYLNSIVPEENAVNTLYSTVQILPKVEKSHSLPTLPDTPRKFTHENVN, encoded by the exons GGCCAGCAGCCTGTGGAGTACTGAAAAAGCTAGTTGGTGCCCTTGGTGGGTCTGTGAATTTCCCACTGAATCTCTCAGCAGATCCAATTGACAGCATTATCTGGGTCTTCAACACAACCACTCTTGTCACCATACAGCCAAAGTTGGCAGACAAAAAAGCCCTTATCATAGTGACCCAACATCGTAACAAGGAAAGGGTGAATTTCCCACATGAAGGCTACTCCCTGAAGCTCAGCAAACTGAAGAAGAATGACTCAGGTGTCTACCGTGTGGAGATACACAGCTCAACCCTCCAGGATCCCCTAACCCAGGAGTATGAGCTGCGTGTCTATG AGCACCTGTCAAAGCCCAAAGTCATCATAGGTCTGCAGAACAATAAGAATGGCACATGTATAACCAATCTGACATGTTCCATGGAACAGGGAGGAGAGGATGTAACTTACAGCTGGAAGTCCCTGGGACAGGTGACCAATGAGTCCCATAGTGGCtccaccctccccatatcctggAGGCAGGAGAAAAGTGATATGACCTTCATCTGCATGGCCAGAAACCCCATCAGCAGCAACTCCTCAAACCCCATCTTTGCCTGGAAGCTCTGTGAAG GTGCTGCTGGTGGCCTGGCTACCACTGTGATCCTCAAACTTCTGTTGTCACTCACCCTGCTCTGTTTCATTGCACCGGTGCTAATTATTTTGATCATacgaagagaaagaagaaaag AGTCCATTGAAGAGAAGAAGGGACTGAACCTTCATCCAGAAACTCTTAACTACTCCCCCACTTTTGCAGAGGCCTCGGAGTATGACACAATCTCTTACTTAAAT agcATTGTACCAGAGGAAAATGCAGTAAATACACTTTATTCCACTGTGCAAATACTCCCAAAG GTGGAGAAATCCCACTCACTGCCCACGTTGCCAGACACACCAAGGAAATTTACCCATGAGAATGTCAACTAA